A window of Carassius gibelio isolate Cgi1373 ecotype wild population from Czech Republic chromosome A3, carGib1.2-hapl.c, whole genome shotgun sequence genomic DNA:
CTAATGCCAatgacttccaaaaaaaaaaaaaaaggatctgcACTCAGTAGTATACTTcctaataatttgtatttttttattatacaaaaagcaCAAATGGCTCATCAGACTTTGGATTAAACTATGGCAAGAACATGCTTGTGACAGGTTGGGTTAACTCCGGTACTAACCTGTGTCCTGAAAGCCAGCGCCTGCTCGGGGAAACCCACAGACGTGAAGTAACTGGCCACATCAGCCACGCTCCAAAGCAAAGGGTCCTGCCCGATTTCTCTCTTTACCACATCACTGAGAGTGAACAACAACAGATTAAACCCTCAAAGTCTAAGAGCAactcaaactagacttttatcaTATCACATCGACTATAAACAATCCAATGGACTAAGTGTTTGATAAACATTACAGTTTTCTGTTTGATGCCACAGAGATGACACTCTACaactctcttttttcttttagtGTTTATAACCAAAGATACAAAGACAAATTTGGCTTTTACTCACTTTCCATTATTCATCCCTCCATTGTCAACATTGTTTCCCTCCACTGTTTCTTCCTCAGTTGTGCTTTTGGTGCACAATTCACCTGTGAAAGTACAGTATCGAATACAAATGGTAACATCCAGTGAAGTCACAGATACAGCGTGAAATTTAAAGAGCACAGGCAGAACCCTCACCCTCCTCAACAGGATCAGACACAGCGTGAGGCCCTCCATCTGACGTCCCCACCTCGTCCTGATGACAGACAGACACGATATGACACAGAGGAACAGGACAGATGTTGAGCTGTGATTGGAAGCGCAGGGTGGACGTGCTCACCGGTGTGGCTTTGCAGTCTGACGGCAGCGGATCAGGGGTGAGCGCGCTCCTCTCCACCCTCGGCCCCTCCTCGGCATGAAGAGACGAGAGACAGATGGCCGCTGGCTGCTGCAGGAGCGCCACAGATCCTGTGGGTCACAATGACAGATACCGCCAACTCAAATCTCTGTAGGCTGATGTCATACACATCCACCGACTGTTTTAGCTCAAATCGTGGCTTCTTCTGATGAAGGTTTGTCATTATCAACAATTACTGAACTCTCCAAATCCTTGACATGCATTGCAATGACTGAATTTGgcagaaattaaatgaaatttgaaCAGGAATTGCAACACACTGAGGGTTGCTTTAATAACTTTTCACTGTCAAAATGTGGTTTTTTATGTTTGTCTCTTCAGACTTCACACAGCTTCAGTAAGAAAACCATGTATATTCAAGGAAGACAGATTGTTGTGCATCTACTtgcttattttatataaatatacaagtgTAGAAGAACAAATATTTGGTTAAACAATCATCATGGAACatctacatatacatatatagataaggAGGCCACTGGtaaaacattttgcaatattttacattttaatatactgcAAAAACCATACTTTTAAATGGCCCTTGAGACAAATGCCAAAAAAGCAAATTTAACAATTTGTTGCATTATTTATGACAGTTTGCATTTCTGTCATATTTCTacaatttttacataaaaataaacataattctgAGCCCAAATAAATGAATCACTACGTGTTCACCTGCCCTTCCACTGTTTTGCAGTCAACTGTCTAGTTCTCATAATGCTTGATTTCACCAATAGATATACAAAAGTACAGTATTTTACCAGATATGCatgtttttaatcaatatttcaaatgaatgcgtTAATTTTAAATTTCATAAGAACAATATTACTAAATAAGGGCAGGACCACAATAGATCAACTGATAAAttctagaaaaaataaaaaatgataataatcataatttgcATATCATGTAAAGATTGTCAGTGGGTTTTCACTGcacaaagaaattcagtcaaatTCTGTCATTTTGGAAAATCAAAGAAAGGTCGGGTGAAATCCTGAAGGGGCTGCTAAACAGCAAAGTTACAATATCTACCACGGGGAGGAGGATACTACACTAACAAGCCAAACCTTGACCCCTTGGATTGACCTGATCAGACTTGAGTACCTGTGTCCTGCTGGGCTGCTGGCTGAATGTGCTCAGGGAGGATGTAAGTGCTGTCGGCGTCCTGCCTCAGAGCATCATGGGTAGGCGAGCTCTTGGAGGACGTGGGTGAGGGAACAGGTTGACTGGTGTTACTGCTGGTGATGGGACTCATGCTGATGCCCGAGTCAGTGGTGCTCTGAGCGCACATGGCATCCAGACTGCTCTCATCCCCCTCCTCGTCCATGCTGCTGTCCATTCCTGCCGTCGTGGACATCTCGTCCTAAAAAGATCAcagcattattatcatcatcatcatttttagACAAGTGCTTCGATCACTGCCAGGACTGCATCAACAACCAATGCAACATGAGGAATTAATAACATGCCATTTGGAACCTTGTTTCTACACTTCTGTGAAACTTTATGTAAATGATCTAATAAAAGTTAATAcactatttttattaatcaaggatgcattaaagtgatcaaaagtgacagcaaaaaccttatgttataaaagatttctatttcaaataaatgcttttccttTGAAtcttctattcaaagaatcctaaaaaaaatgtatcacggtttcctcaaaaatatgttattaaataactgttttcaacattaataatcacaaaaatggTTCTTGggcatcaaatcagcattttagattgatttctgaaggatcatgtgactggatgagaaaataataatatatttttgattaaataaatgcagccttggggagcataaatatttttttcaaaaacctctaaaaataataataaaaaccttaccAGAAacgtttgaacggtagtgtataaattattatatatggtttttaaaataataatgaacattacCCTTATTATAGATTAAAACATCCTAACATGCAGTGGTTTCAATCATCTAATTTTAATTTggtataatattttttgtgaaattaaCCTGCCATTCAAGTACAGTCTTAGTTTTTCACTATTAATGACTGAACACAAGAAGAATGGCTGAGTCAACTATATAATGAAGACAGATTCTAAATGGTTGACTCTCAAGTGTTTGAACTGTGTTCTCAGGGCAAGGAGGTTTTACATAAATACCAAGATgatgagaagaaaacaaacagtggCTTTAAGCGGGACTTCATGGTGATAAACAATGCTTAAATGTAgcagtattttacatttaaacgaACACACATCGACTACCACACTTTGTGTTTATGTTCAGTCGGTCGCACTGCAAAACTGGATCGCCGTCGACTCGAGCTTCAGTATCTGAAGGCCGCGCGCACTGTTTATTCAGACAGAAAATCCTCTTCGTCCGATTTCTTTCTCACGCTTTTAACGCTGGATTCAGTTGGCACGATGGTGTCAGGAACGTTACTAACAGTATCGAGCACATCGAAATAATGTATTCATACAGAATGAAGGACATTACGGAAAGAGCTCGCTGTACTCGTCTCGGACTCGCGGTTCTCCGGCGGCAGGCATCAGCGCGCGCTAAGAGCGAAGCGGGGGCGGCCTCATGAATATTAAGTTGCGTGAGGAACGTCAGCGCCCTGAGAGTGAAGCGCGCTGAGTTAATGTATATTAATGAGGCACGCCACAGGCGAACTTCACGCAGCCtagttaatattcatgaacccgcCCCGCTTCGCTCCGAGGCGCGCTGCCTGTCTGAGACAAGCGCGTCCCAAAGCAAGCCAACGTTAAACGTGGCTAAAGCCGACATTTTCTTCCTAAAAAAAGAAACACCCGAAAACTAACGTTAACCTTTGTTCACGTGTTAACCGGCGATAAATCAGTACGGCAGGTTCACGAGCCCCACTAACGACTTCGTTTCGCACTTCGCGTGCACGGACATAAAGGATCATCTAGCAGCCCGTCTAATGACTTGAGCTTCGATGATCCATATAAATTATCGTATTGACTCTGTCACGACTCGCACAAGcgcaaacaaattaaattaaataaatagtaataataaaaaataaaataaaaactctctCGTCTGTAAACAATCACTAATGCAATCGTCTCCAGTGTCGCTCTTTGTGCAAAATGCGTCAGTCGGCTGATCCGTGATGTTTGGGTGACTTTCCCCCGCTGTGCGAAAAGCGAGTTTGGACTCATTGCAGAGGATTTCATCGCGCAACTTGAGTTACCGGACTCATCCAGCACGCACAACAACTCGCTCTGAAAGATTTCGACCTCGCAGATCAAGCGCTTCCATTGTTGGAGCTTTTCCGACGCTCATGAAGGTTCGTGCCGCTCCCCGTCTGCGCCAGTCCGCGCGCGCGCGTCTGTGTGTGCACTTGCTTTTTCATGTTGCATTCGCCTGAACACCTCAACTAGTTATAAAAACACCAATACTTGGACATTTCGCGTCTCGTTTTTCCCGGAGCGCAGCCGCTTGCTCTGTGCACTCACTTCCATGTCCTCCATGTGATCCTCATCCGCGGGACCGAGAGCGCTGTCGCCGGTGCTCCAGTCCGCGAGACAAGGCTGTTTCACCGCACACTTGTTCTGCTCGGGTTTTCTCCTGCCTCGTAGCACCTTTGCCGCGTTGCGATAGGAAACCGAGCCTTTATAGTTGACTTTGAGCACCGTCTGCTCCTCTATCAGTTTCTCTAGTTCTGAGCGGGTTCGGTCCCAGTCCGAGCCGTGTCGTCTTTTAACCATTCTGCAAATTCTGTCCAGGTCCGGTCGCGCTTTCCTCGACCTCAGGGAGTCTATGGAGCCCAGAATCCACTCGCGGTACGGCTCGGACATTATTCCTATTGCGCTTCAAGCTTGATAGAGTGGATGAAGTGCGTCAGTGTAGCCTTTTCTACGTGACGCTCGCAGTATTTCGAGCCGCGGTGCGAGCGCGCTGGAgtgaaagagcaaaaaaaaaacggaaacatACTGTACGCGTGCGTTGATCACATTGAGCGCTTTTAAGGTGGAATGCGCTAGATGCGCTCCCGCCACTAGGAGATTTAAGGAGGCGTCGCTAGGTTGCACGTTTCCGTGCCGGAATGCAATACTAGCATGATGCATTagtgcatacttttttttttaaagtatcaagTCGTCCGCACTATACAATAGTAAACGTTTAATTTACCTTCCTTGTTTAatccatccacttattattattattattacttttttgccAATCCAATCAAATGATTAGTCGAGAGGGAAATGCGCTGAGTGAAATATACTATGTAGTATACAGTACACTGTTTGTATAACAAAGCGTTATGCAACAACACCACGTCAAACAGCAGTATGCTGAGCTCATTGTGCTTCGTTTAGACAGACCAGACTCTATCGGAAAAGTTTGTAAgtcttatatttcttttttttagttaaacataattggcatttatataaaattatattggcCTTCCAATCAAAATTagttcataaatatataaataaaaatgacttagTAGTTTCTCGAGGgctttgcattgtgggatacagtttTGTGCAGTGTACTTTACCTTTTATTAAATGTAGTAGGTCATCTCAAGGAGATTTGTTATAATTTCCATGCATCTCCAAAATAGCTTGCCCAGCTCCTGCAAATCCACCCCAAAATTCATAATTGATCGGTGAttgtttggttgttgttttttttaaagacaaaacgTCATGACTAATGACTAGACTCACATGAAAATTATATCATGACAACACAGAtccttttaaatgcttttaagaaACCTTCAAATACAAATCAgatattggttaaaaaaaaaaaaaaaaaaaatatatatataaaatattattatttctttctctGTGCTATGGTAAATGTCCTGTGAcagacataaaataaataaaaattcggAACAATAACATTTAAGACGGCACCACATTCttgtaattttaacatttaaaactttATTGGAATGATAcatgttgcaaaatattattctgtgtatttgtttttaaacatacTCAATGTGTCCTACGGGTCTCCGTCAACTTCTCCAGAAGGTAATTAAGACTGTTAAAGGCAgagaatatacagtattgtttcCCGAGAAGGTACAATAGACTACACCATCACCATACCCATGTCGGGAGGAAAGAGACTCCTGTTACTGAAAATACACTTAGAAAATATGCAAAAGTAAATCAAATGTTTTCctcatgatttttttaaaagcaaatagAAGAGTGTAGGAAACTGGATGTGTACAAAGGCAAACTGTATCATGGACTGATGcgtgcacgcacacacgcacacgcacacacacacacacacacaaaagatgacTGACAATGTGAATTAACAGATGAGTGGGAGACTGAAGGGATGTGTGACACCCATGTATTTGAAAGTAAGGGACGGGACCCAGAGAAAGAGGGACGACATATGAATACCGCCAAATATGTCACATATTTCCATGCTCTGACAAAAAATAAGGTGTAATGAAAGGTGCATGAGAGCCATAATTTCCCAAAAGTCACTGTTGCTTTTAACAGAACCCTTCCATAGTTCCTTCCACGATCAAGCTCAAAGAAGAGGGAAAAAAGCTCATGCAAAAGCCAACCTGTACATTATAACTCAGTGCACCAGTTAGAATAGGATAATCTTCCATTGCTTGTAGCGTCACAAGACCAGCGCAGCAATCTAAACGTACAGACACATTCTTTAAACActgattgttttgttttccagccATTCAAACCAAGAGATGGAGCTGTTTCTCCTGTTTGTACACCCATTTTATGACAAAGTGTCCAGAAATGGGGCCCAGCAATCACCAGGCATTCAGGGAGAAGCGTCAGGGAGAGAAGATCTCAACCTACCATAAtgttttgtgaaatataaactcctGCCCTTTGCTCGTCTATGTTTCTAAAGCTACATCAGCACCCGAATGATCAAAAACGGACCCAATTTGGTGTGTTTTGGCTGTGGATCTGGCAGGCTACAGTGACAGAACATTTCCTGAGAGGGAAATTAACAGCAATTTGATCTTACGATGCAATTTAAATGGCATCACAGCCATTCAGTGTCCAATagatatttgttattaaaattttttttaaccttgcacCAATCTGTAGTTTGCAAACATTCAGTAAAATTACCTTGCATTACTCATCATAACAAACCAAATATCGATTTTTGCATGAAATTGGCAACTAACGAACAGCTGAGCTATAAGCAATAGTTTGCATCTCAGTTTTAAAGGTGAAGCGTGTCAATTCTGCGCCACTAACAGCAGCAAAAAACACAAtcaattatattgtaatatattatgtaatttcTGTTACTCAAACAGACTGCGGTTCAATTTGGTGCCACTATTGGCACAGAAGTCACACTTGACCTTTAAAATCGACTTAATTATTCATCAACACGAAACTTTTCaagcataacaaaataaaatctttgcAATACACAACGCATTACTGCAAACTTCTGGAaacgtaaaaaaacaacaacaacaacaacgtggGGACGTTTTGCTTTCAGATTGTCTTGCATTCTACAAAGTTACAGAGCAAGATAGAATGCGAACTAATTTTGATCAGATCATTGGACGATATTTTACggcagtaaataataatataaaatacccaACAACATCATCCACCAGGAACCCGGTGTGACCACAGAAACAGTGCTCTTCTTTAACATTTTCCTTTAAAAGCATCTTTAATGTATCGTCGAATCATAGCCATCTGTGAAAACCT
This region includes:
- the LOC127953648 gene encoding scm-like with four MBT domains protein 1 isoform X3, whose amino-acid sequence is MSPDEMSTTAGMDSSMDEEGDESSLDAMCAQSTTDSGISMSPITSSNTSQPVPSPTSSKSSPTHDALRQDADSTYILPEHIQPAAQQDTGSVALLQQPAAICLSSLHAEEGPRVERSALTPDPLPSDCKATPDEVGTSDGGPHAVSDPVEEGELCTKSTTEEETVEGNNVDNGGMNNGNDVVKREIGQDPLLWSVADVASYFTSVGFPEQALAFRTQEIDGKSLLLMQRSDVLTGLSIRLGPALKIYENHVKVLQRSHFQDDSRLFS
- the LOC127953648 gene encoding uncharacterized protein LOC127953648 isoform X1, with protein sequence MSEPYREWILGSIDSLRSRKARPDLDRICRMVKRRHGSDWDRTRSELEKLIEEQTVLKVNYKGSVSYRNAAKVLRGRRKPEQNKCAVKQPCLADWSTGDSALGPADEDHMEDMEVSAQSKRLRSGKNETRNVQDEMSTTAGMDSSMDEEGDESSLDAMCAQSTTDSGISMSPITSSNTSQPVPSPTSSKSSPTHDALRQDADSTYILPEHIQPAAQQDTGSVALLQQPAAICLSSLHAEEGPRVERSALTPDPLPSDCKATPDEVGTSDGGPHAVSDPVEEGELCTKSTTEEETVEGNNVDNGGMNNGNDVVKREIGQDPLLWSVADVASYFTSVGFPEQALAFRTQEIDGKSLLLMQRSDVLTGLSIRLGPALKIYENHVKVLQRSHFQDDSRLFS
- the LOC127953648 gene encoding uncharacterized protein LOC127953648 isoform X2, translated to MSEPYREWILGSIDSLRSRKARPDLDRICRMVKRRHGSDWDRTRSELEKLIEEQTVLKVNYKGSVSYRNAAKVLRGRRKPEQNKCAVKQPCLADWSTGDSALGPADEDHMEDMEDEMSTTAGMDSSMDEEGDESSLDAMCAQSTTDSGISMSPITSSNTSQPVPSPTSSKSSPTHDALRQDADSTYILPEHIQPAAQQDTGSVALLQQPAAICLSSLHAEEGPRVERSALTPDPLPSDCKATPDEVGTSDGGPHAVSDPVEEGELCTKSTTEEETVEGNNVDNGGMNNGNDVVKREIGQDPLLWSVADVASYFTSVGFPEQALAFRTQEIDGKSLLLMQRSDVLTGLSIRLGPALKIYENHVKVLQRSHFQDDSRLFS